From one Triticum urartu cultivar G1812 chromosome 3, Tu2.1, whole genome shotgun sequence genomic stretch:
- the LOC125547935 gene encoding uncharacterized protein LOC125547935 produces the protein MASPTATWSVTACLTYRGGLEIRAAAENILPGWGHGGERLSFLLRLRRRLRLAVTSQCGRAPAPAPADPDKKPRGLKLLRSLRTGLPCIWRRKKPPRAAAVAKPGSRSQAIPSLLKDRALMRPATTVALCSVAALAVAAASVAALRLVAGFLIPSARCGSWRCFLAKKFVRFLGPPLFEWISKISLKFVDPPALGEWLGLPKLGLKWLFNK, from the exons ATGGCGTCGCCGACGGCGACGTGGTCGGTCACCGCGTGCCTTACTTACCGCGGCGGGCTGGAGATCCGCGCCGCCGCAGAGAACATTCTCCCCGGCTGGGGCCACGGCGGCGagcgcctctccttcctcctccgcctccgccgccgcctccgcctcgccGTCACCTCCCAGTGCGGCCGtgcgcccgcgcccgcgcccgcaGATCCCGACAAGAAGCCGCGCGGCCTCAAGCTCCTCCGCTCCCTGCGGACCGGGCTCCCCTGCATTTGGCGCCGCAAGaagccgccgcgcgccgccgcggTGGCCAAGCCGGGTTCTCGCTCTCAGGCGATCCCCTCTCTGCTG AAGGATCGAGCTTTGATGCGGCCGGCGACGACGGTGGCGCTGTGCTCCGTCGCCGCGCTCGCCGTCGCCGCGGCTTCCGTCGCGGCGCTTCGCCTCGTG GCCGGGTTCTTGATACCGAGCGCGAGATGCGGATCATGGAGATGCTTCTTGGCGAAGAAATTCGTCAGGTTCTTGGGGCCTCCTCTCTTCGAGTGGATCTCCAAGATTAGCCTGAAATTTGTGGATCCTCCAGCTCTCGGCGAGTGGCTCGGGCTCCCGAAGCTTGGACTCAAGTGGCTCTTCAACAAGTAG